Genomic segment of Deltaproteobacteria bacterium GWC2_65_14:
CGAGGCGTCGGGGAGCGGGAGATTCTCGATCTCGCCGAGCCGGAACTCGACGTTTCCGTACCCCCCGCGCCGGGCGTTCTCCCGAGCCTTCTCGACCATCTCGGGGGTCATGTCGACGCCGATCACCCGGCCCTCCGGGCCCACCTCCTTCGACGCGAGAAAGCAGTCGAACCCGGCGCCCGACCCCAGGTCGAGGACCGTCTCCCCGCGCCTCATGGAGGCCAGCGCCGTCGGGTTGCCGCACCCCAGCCCGAGGTTCGACCCCTCGGGCACCGATTCCATCTCCTCCTCCGAATAGCCGATCCTCCGGCTCACCGATTCGGCCAGCTCCTGTTCGAGGCCGTCCGCTTCCGCTCCGCAGCAGGGACCCTCCCGCCGCGCGATCCCCGCATACCGTTCCCGCACCGTCTTCCGGATCTCTCCAGGTCCCATCGTCCGCTCCTCCCCTATCGGTTGCCCAGGACGTCGCCCATCAGCGGTCCGAGCAGGTTTTTCACCATCCCGGTCAGCTCCTCGACCCGGATCAGGGTGAGGCAGCAGACCTTTCCCTCCTTCTCCCAGGTGACGACCGCCAGCTTGTCGCCTCCCTTGATGCCGGTCCGGTCGCGGATCTCCTTGGGCAGGACCAACTGCCCCCGGTCGTCCACCGACACCAGCGATTCGACCTTGCATCCCCCGATCCCGCCCGTCGAGTAGCAGGAATCGTCCTTCCGCCGGGTTTCCTTCATCGAACTCCCCCTTCCCGCCTGCGTCAGCCAGCTCTCAATTATTAGCTTTTTCTGATTACACTGATATATCTTACTTATCTGAATTACCGTGTCAACCCTTTTTTCCCCGGGAACCTGCCGGAGATGCGGGCCGGCCGCCGAACCACCGGGGGGGGTACGACTTCTTCCGGTTCCGGATCCGGGCCAGGCAGAGGAAACGGGCCTCATCCGCTATTCCCATCCGGTGAGAGGAGTGGTATAGTTTTTCCGCTTTCTGTATGCTGTATACACATCCAGTCAAGGAGGATACCGTGGCCAGGAAGAAAATCGCGATCATCGGTGGTGGTCAGATCGGCGGAGTGCTTGCCCAACTGTGCGCCCAGCGCGAGCTGGGCGACGTCGTGCTGTTCGACATCGTCGAAGGGATGCCCCAGGGGAAATGCCTCGACATCGCCGAGGCCTCCCCGGTCGACGGGTTCGACATCTCCCTGAAGGGGACCAACAACTACGCGGACATCGAGGGCTCGGACGTCGTCATCGTCACCGCGGGGCTCCCCCGCAAGCCGGGCATGAGCCGGGACGACCTGACCGAGGTGAACTCGAAGATCATGAGCACGGTCGCCGAGGGGATCAAGAAGCATGCCCCGAAATCGTTCGTGATCGTCATCTCGAACCCGCTCGACGCCATGGTCACCCTTTGCCAGAAGATCACCGGGTTCCCCTACGACCGGGTGATCGGGCAGGCCGGCGTGCTCGACTCGGCCCGCTTCCGCACCTTCATCGCCTGGGAGCTGGGCGTGTCGGTCCGCGACGTGGTCGCCCTGACGCTGGGAGGCCACGGGGACGACATGGTCCCGCTGGTCCGCTACGCGAGCGTCTGCGGGATCCCGGTCATGGAGCTGCTGGAGAAGAAGTACGGAAACGCCGCCAAGGCGAAAGAGGTCATGGAGGCGATGGTGAACCGGACCCGGAAGGCGGGCGGCGAGGTGGTCGCGCTTCTCAAGACCGGCTCCGCCTTCTACTCCCCCGCCTCCTCGACCATCGCGATGGTCGAGTCGATCCTCAAGGACCAGAAGCGGGTGCTCGCCTCCTGCGTCTTCCTCAACGGCGAGTTCGGCGTGAAGGGCTACTTCGTCGGCGTGCCGGCGGTGCTGGGCGCCAAGGGCGTGGAGAGGATCATCGAGTTCCAGCTGGACAAGGACGAGCAGGCGATGATGGACAAGTCGGTCGCCGCCGTCAAGGGGCTGGTCGCCTCGCTGAAGTAGGAACCCGTTTCCCTTGGCCTCCCCGTGCCTGCGGAGGCCGTTCCTTCCACCGGCCGGCCGGGGTTCGCCCCGTCCGGCCGGTTCCTTTTCCCCCGGACAGGAAGGGTGCTCAGGGGCCGCGCAAGCGGCGGGCTAGCCGTGCGCGGCGCGGCCGAACTCCCGCAGGAAGGCCATCTCCTCTCCGGAAAGGGGCCCCGCGTCGACCGCCGCGAGGTTCTCCCGCATCTCGTCCACGGTGCGCGGCGCGGAGAGGACGACGTCCACGTGCGGGCTGGAAAGACAGAATCGGTAGCACTCGGCGGCGGAAGGAACCCTCCCCTTCCACCCGCGGGGGGGACGCAGCAGCTTGCGCCAGGCGGTCGCGGTGTAGGCAACCACCGCCGGGCGGCGTTTGGCCAGGTGCGGAAAGATCTCCCTCTCCGCCCCCGGGTGGACGGCGTTGTAGCGGATCATGAGCAGATCGAGGATCGAGTCGGCGGCAAGGCGCCCGGCCCGCGGCCGGTCGTGGATGGAGACCCCCAGGGCCCGGGCCTTCCCCTCCTCGCGCAGCCGGCACATCTCCTCCTGCACCGCCCCGGTGAAAGCGGACATCTTCCCCAGCCAGTAGAGCTGGAGGACGTCCAGCGAGTCGACGCCCAGTGTCCGAAGCGCGTTCTCGGCGGCACGGCGGACGGCGCCGGGGAAATATCCGAGGAAGGGCCCGGCGGAGACCGCGTACCGCTCCCGATCGCGGGCCAGCGCGTCGCGCAGCGCCGGGGTGAGCGTCTTCATCCTCGGGCTCCAGAAGACATACTGGACCCGCTCGAGCGCCTGGCGGCACCCCGCTTCCCCCAGGTCGTAGGTGCCGGAGAGCCCCAGCCGGAAGAGCCGCTTGCCGACCCTCGGAACCTCCCGGTACGCGTACCCGCTCAACGCCTCCCTCCCGGACCGCCCGGAGCGGTCCTCTCCCTCACAGGCGGATCGGGCGCCTCGACCAGCGCCTTCCTCGGCGCCAGGGCGGCCATCGGGACGCGCGAGACGGAGCCATCCTCCCGCGGAAGATGAAGCGTCATCGGGGAGTCGGAGACGGCCCAGCGGCCTTTCGCCACGTTGGCCGGTTCCTTCCCCTCGAAGGCCAGGTAGCTGTACTTGTGGTAGTGGGGAAGCTTCCGGCCCAGCCCGGCCAGCGCCTCGATGTCGTCGGCCCCGATCCACAGCAACGCCAGCTCCGGGTTGTCGGGATGGCGGACCGCGAGGGTGAAGGCATGCCCCTTCCGGTTGAACTCCTTCTCCTCCAGGAGCACCGAATCCTCCCCGATCCTCGAATCGTAGGACACAAGCCCCTCGGTCAGCCGGGGGAGGAACCGGTTCTCCCGCCCGAAAAGCCAGACCGACCGGTCGGCGGGCAGCGCGGAAACATCCGCGTCGAGGCCGATCTCGACCCTTCCCGGGCCGGCCCCGGAGAGCGTCTTGGCCAGCTTCCTCCAGCGGTCCAGCCACACCTCGTCCGCCCCGGAGGGAAGGAGAATGAGGACTTGCTCGGCGCCGAACGCCTGGGTGAGCGCCGGCGGGATCTCGCCGCGGGAAAGCCTCCGGAAGAGGTCGAACCCCGGGTCCACGTCCAGCCGGAGCGGCCGGGCCGGCAGGAGGAGATCGATCCGCGCCTCTTTCCCCGTCATCTCCACCGCGGTCTCCCAGGCGGCCTCCCTGCCCTCCAGCGTCACGGCCAGCGGCACGCGGACCGGGAACGGCTCCCCCTCCTGGAGCTGCTCCAGGCTCGCCCGCAGGCGGAAGGAGGCGCCCTCCGGCTCCGCGCGGGCCGACCGGACGGCGATCCGGGGCGCCCCGGCGCGGGCGACCCACGGGTCGAACCGGTCCGCAAGATCCTGTCCGGCGGCCTCTTCAAAGCTCTTGCGGACCTCTGCGAAACCCGCCGTCCGGAACCGGTGATCCCGGTAGAGGGTCCGCAGCCCCTTCCGGAAGGTCTCGTCCCCCAGCGACTGCCGGAGCATGTGGAAGAGCATGAGGGTCTTTCCGTACCCCACCGCCTCGGTGACCGACCCGTGCCGGGATCGGAACTCCGTGAGCGGCAGGTCGCGCCCCGCGAGGACGTAGTCGGCATACTTCTGGAGGGTGGTCTGACGGTACTCCGCACCGGCCCCCTGCCGCTCCTTCATGAGATGGTCGGAAAGGTACGCGGTCAGCCCCTCGCCCCAGTTCCCGCTCCCGTAGTCGATGTAGACCCCGTTCCCCCACCAGCTGTGGAGGATCTCGTGCGGATAGGAGGTGTCCACGATGAAGGGAAGCCGCAGGACGGCCGGCCCGAGGAGGGTGAACTCGGGCATCCCGTAGCCGGTCTCCCAGAAGTTCTCCACCAGGGCGAACTTCGGGAAGGGATACGGGCCGATCAGTTCCTCGTAGAGCGCCAGGTATCGGGCCGTGGCG
This window contains:
- a CDS encoding AbrB family transcriptional regulator → MKETRRKDDSCYSTGGIGGCKVESLVSVDDRGQLVLPKEIRDRTGIKGGDKLAVVTWEKEGKVCCLTLIRVEELTGMVKNLLGPLMGDVLGNR
- a CDS encoding malate dehydrogenase is translated as MARKKIAIIGGGQIGGVLAQLCAQRELGDVVLFDIVEGMPQGKCLDIAEASPVDGFDISLKGTNNYADIEGSDVVIVTAGLPRKPGMSRDDLTEVNSKIMSTVAEGIKKHAPKSFVIVISNPLDAMVTLCQKITGFPYDRVIGQAGVLDSARFRTFIAWELGVSVRDVVALTLGGHGDDMVPLVRYASVCGIPVMELLEKKYGNAAKAKEVMEAMVNRTRKAGGEVVALLKTGSAFYSPASSTIAMVESILKDQKRVLASCVFLNGEFGVKGYFVGVPAVLGAKGVERIIEFQLDKDEQAMMDKSVAAVKGLVASLK